The proteins below come from a single Dinghuibacter silviterrae genomic window:
- the purH gene encoding bifunctional phosphoribosylaminoimidazolecarboxamide formyltransferase/IMP cyclohydrolase gives MDKKIQSALISVFYKDGLDTIVKQLHDLGVTIYSTGGTQQFIESLGVPCTGVESLTTYPSILGGRVKTLHPAVFGGILGRRANETDVQEMAQYHIPPIDLVIVDLYPFEETLRNTTEEQAIIEKIDIGGPSMIRAAAKNHKDVVVLAAKKDYPTLENLLREQKGVFTLAQRKAFAALAFEVVMHYDIAISGYFSPASVAALNNRDAAQQVLRYGENPHQKGTYYGDLDKYFDKLHGKELSYNNLVDVDAAVQLIEEFAGNNEATFAIIKHTNPCGIASRPTLAEAWKAALAGDPESAFGGVLVSNTRVDKATAEAISEIFFEVLIAPGYDADALAILQTKKNRILLVQKAPVKAGEQFKSLLGGILAQDTDKGNYAEWKEVGGRETTPVEKSDLVFANLVCKHLKSNAIALVKNKQLIGKGCGQTSRVDALRHALEKAHQFEFDLKGAALASDAFFPFDDCVRMAHAEGITAIIQPGGSVRDKDSIQYTVDNKIAMVMTGQRHFRH, from the coding sequence ATGGACAAAAAGATACAATCCGCTCTGATCTCCGTCTTTTATAAAGACGGCCTGGACACGATCGTCAAACAACTCCACGACCTGGGCGTCACCATTTATTCCACCGGGGGCACCCAGCAGTTCATCGAATCCTTAGGCGTTCCCTGTACCGGTGTGGAAAGCCTGACGACCTACCCCTCTATTTTAGGCGGACGGGTAAAAACCCTTCACCCCGCCGTTTTCGGCGGCATCCTCGGCCGGCGGGCCAACGAAACGGATGTACAGGAAATGGCCCAGTACCATATTCCACCCATCGACCTCGTCATCGTCGACCTCTATCCTTTCGAGGAAACCCTGAGGAACACCACCGAGGAACAAGCCATCATCGAGAAGATCGATATAGGCGGTCCGTCCATGATCCGGGCCGCCGCCAAAAACCATAAGGACGTCGTTGTCTTAGCTGCCAAAAAAGACTACCCCACCCTGGAAAACCTGCTCCGGGAACAAAAGGGCGTCTTCACCCTGGCGCAACGCAAAGCCTTTGCCGCGCTGGCTTTCGAAGTCGTCATGCACTACGATATCGCCATCTCCGGGTATTTTAGCCCCGCCAGCGTGGCGGCCCTGAACAACAGGGACGCAGCACAGCAAGTCCTCCGCTACGGCGAAAACCCGCACCAGAAAGGCACCTACTATGGCGACCTGGACAAGTATTTCGACAAGCTCCACGGGAAGGAGCTTTCCTATAACAACCTCGTCGACGTAGACGCCGCGGTTCAGCTGATCGAAGAATTCGCCGGAAACAACGAAGCCACCTTCGCCATCATCAAACACACCAACCCCTGCGGCATCGCCAGCCGTCCTACGCTGGCGGAAGCCTGGAAGGCGGCGCTGGCGGGGGACCCCGAGTCCGCTTTCGGCGGCGTCCTGGTCTCCAACACCAGGGTGGACAAGGCCACGGCAGAAGCCATCAGCGAGATATTTTTCGAGGTACTCATCGCCCCGGGCTACGACGCCGACGCGCTGGCGATCCTGCAGACAAAAAAGAACCGCATCCTCCTCGTCCAGAAAGCTCCGGTCAAGGCTGGCGAGCAATTCAAGTCCCTGCTGGGCGGCATTCTGGCCCAGGATACCGACAAAGGGAACTATGCCGAATGGAAAGAAGTGGGCGGACGGGAAACCACTCCCGTGGAAAAATCCGACCTGGTTTTTGCCAACCTCGTGTGCAAACACCTCAAGTCAAACGCCATCGCGCTGGTGAAAAACAAACAGCTCATCGGCAAGGGCTGCGGCCAAACCAGCCGGGTGGACGCGCTCCGTCACGCACTTGAAAAGGCGCACCAGTTCGAATTCGATCTGAAGGGCGCCGCGCTGGCCTCCGACGCCTTCTTCCCGTTCGACGACTGCGTCCGGATGGCGCACGCGGAAGGCATCACAGCGATCATCCAACCGGGCGGCTCGGTCAGGGACAAAGATTCGATCCAATATACGGTGGACAATAAAATCGCCATGGTCATGACCGGGCAGCGGCACTTCAGGCACTAG
- a CDS encoding response regulator: MVPNVSILIAEDDADDRFLLETAFAENGFADTIDFVENGVEVMNYLRGLKKNAYPHFILLDLNMPKKGGREVLREIKEHPDLKDIPVVIFTTTNNEKEISRCYELGANNYIVKPYSFELLLKIVRQVRSYWLKKPAASL, from the coding sequence ATGGTACCCAATGTTTCGATTCTTATAGCAGAAGACGATGCAGACGACCGCTTCCTGCTCGAAACGGCTTTTGCGGAAAACGGATTTGCGGATACGATCGATTTTGTGGAAAATGGCGTGGAGGTGATGAACTATCTCCGCGGTCTGAAAAAAAATGCCTATCCCCATTTCATTTTACTTGACCTGAACATGCCCAAAAAAGGCGGCCGGGAGGTGCTCCGGGAAATAAAAGAGCACCCGGATCTTAAGGACATACCCGTTGTTATCTTCACGACGACGAATAACGAAAAGGAGATCAGCCGTTGTTACGAATTGGGGGCCAATAACTATATCGTCAAACCCTATAGCTTTGAGCTTTTGCTAAAGATCGTCCGTCAGGTGCGGAGCTATTGGCTGAAGAAACCGGCGGCCTCCTTATAA
- a CDS encoding response regulator has protein sequence MKKVLVIDDEVDFCLLMKQFLQRKGYAVEIAHTLAEGLDKLQEYHPDLVFLDNNLPDGTGWEMAFSLMRLHPKLKINLISAFKNLMTPVDSQQVRVLEKPVSFSALEAYLY, from the coding sequence ATGAAAAAGGTGTTGGTCATCGATGATGAGGTCGATTTCTGTCTGCTCATGAAACAATTCCTGCAACGAAAAGGGTACGCGGTGGAAATAGCGCATACGCTGGCCGAAGGTCTCGACAAACTGCAGGAATACCATCCCGACCTCGTCTTTTTGGACAACAACCTACCCGACGGAACAGGCTGGGAAATGGCTTTCAGCCTGATGCGCCTCCATCCCAAGCTCAAGATCAACCTGATCAGCGCCTTCAAAAACCTGATGACGCCTGTCGACAGTCAGCAAGTAAGGGTGTTAGAGAAGCCGGTAAGCTTCTCCGCCCTGGAGGCCTATCTCTACTAG
- the carB gene encoding carbamoyl-phosphate synthase large subunit, with amino-acid sequence MPKDTSIKSVLIIGSGPIIIGQACEFDYSGSQAARSLREEGVSVVLINSNPATIMTDPMMADKVYLLPLTVESIEQILQENQIDAVLPTMGGQTALNLAKEAEELGMWEKYNVRLIGVDIKAIDKAEDREKFRQWMIELGVPVAPARTANSWLEGKEYAQEIGFPLVIRPSFTLGGTGGGFVHGKEDLDEALNRGLTASPIHEVLVEKAVLGWKEFELELLRDANNNVVIICTVENFDPMGVHTGDSITVAPAMTLSDTAFQLMRNTAIMMMRDLGNFAGGCNVQFALNPQTEEIIAIEINPRVSRSSALASKATGYPIAKIAAKLAIGYTLDELKNQITQSTSAYFEPALDYVIVKIPRWNFDKFKGANDTLGLQMKSVGEVMGIGRSFTEAIQKACQSLENNAVGLGYYGKSMMHAEAIIDYIKTPKWDRIFRIKDALMMGVSVKTIVQATLIDRWFIYEIQKIVDLEKQLAKYRLDTLPLDLLKAAKRHGFSDDQIAKIIPNATEDDVYNKRKAAGITRVYKMVDTCSAEFQAKTPYFYSTFEDGENESKASGKKKVIVLGSGPNRIGQGIEFDYCCVHGLLAIKEAGYEAIMINCNPETVSTDFDIADKLYFEPVFWEHLWEIIELEKPEGVIVQLGGQTALKLAEKLHNRGIRIIGTSYDSMDIAEDRGRFSDMLKDLKIPYPDYGTAHDVDEAVVVANKVGYPVLVRPSYVLGGQRMRIVLNDDEVEKAVVSLLKHLPGNKILIDHFLDRCQEAEIDAIFDGENFHVMGVMEHIEPAGIHSGDSHAMLPAFKLGPMTVTTMEYYAEKIARALNIKGLINIQFAIKDEKVYVIEANPRASRTTPFIAKAYGIPYLNVATQVMLGTKKLTDFTFEKNLEGFAIKEPVFSFNKFPGVNMELGPEMKSTGEAIRFIKDLRDPYFRTLYKERSMRLSK; translated from the coding sequence ATGCCAAAAGACACTTCCATCAAGTCAGTCCTGATCATCGGTTCAGGGCCGATCATTATCGGCCAGGCGTGTGAATTCGACTATTCCGGCTCCCAGGCTGCGCGCAGTCTGAGAGAGGAAGGCGTAAGCGTGGTCCTGATCAATAGCAATCCCGCTACGATCATGACCGACCCTATGATGGCGGACAAGGTGTATTTGTTGCCCCTCACGGTGGAGAGCATCGAGCAGATCCTCCAGGAGAACCAGATTGACGCCGTCCTGCCGACCATGGGCGGTCAGACAGCCCTGAACCTGGCCAAAGAGGCAGAGGAGCTGGGTATGTGGGAAAAATATAACGTCCGCCTCATCGGGGTGGACATCAAGGCCATCGACAAGGCCGAAGACCGCGAGAAGTTCCGTCAATGGATGATCGAGCTGGGCGTCCCCGTGGCCCCGGCCAGGACCGCCAACTCATGGCTGGAAGGAAAGGAGTACGCCCAGGAGATCGGCTTTCCGCTGGTCATCCGTCCTTCCTTTACCCTGGGGGGTACCGGCGGTGGTTTCGTCCATGGCAAAGAGGATCTGGACGAGGCCCTCAACCGGGGGCTGACCGCTTCCCCCATCCACGAAGTCCTCGTCGAAAAGGCCGTCTTAGGTTGGAAGGAGTTCGAGCTGGAGCTCCTTAGGGACGCCAATAACAACGTCGTGATTATATGTACGGTGGAGAACTTCGACCCCATGGGGGTGCATACCGGGGACTCCATCACCGTGGCGCCCGCCATGACCCTGAGCGATACGGCCTTCCAGCTGATGCGCAATACCGCCATCATGATGATGCGGGACCTGGGCAATTTTGCCGGCGGGTGTAACGTCCAGTTCGCCCTCAACCCCCAGACGGAAGAGATCATCGCCATCGAGATCAACCCCCGGGTAAGCCGGTCCTCTGCCCTCGCCTCCAAAGCCACGGGCTATCCTATCGCCAAAATCGCCGCCAAGCTGGCCATCGGCTATACCCTCGACGAACTAAAAAACCAGATCACCCAGTCCACATCCGCTTACTTCGAGCCTGCCCTGGACTACGTGATCGTCAAGATCCCCCGCTGGAACTTCGACAAATTCAAGGGCGCCAACGATACCCTGGGTTTGCAGATGAAGTCCGTGGGCGAGGTCATGGGCATCGGCCGGAGCTTTACCGAAGCCATCCAGAAGGCCTGCCAAAGCCTGGAGAACAACGCCGTCGGCCTGGGCTACTATGGCAAAAGCATGATGCACGCCGAAGCCATCATCGACTATATCAAGACTCCGAAGTGGGACCGGATCTTCCGGATAAAGGACGCCCTCATGATGGGGGTCAGCGTAAAGACCATCGTCCAGGCCACCCTGATCGACCGCTGGTTCATTTACGAGATCCAGAAGATCGTCGACCTGGAAAAACAACTGGCCAAATACCGGCTGGATACCCTGCCCCTGGACCTGCTCAAGGCGGCCAAGCGCCACGGGTTCAGCGACGACCAGATCGCCAAGATCATCCCCAACGCCACCGAAGACGACGTATACAACAAGCGGAAGGCCGCCGGCATCACCCGGGTCTACAAGATGGTCGACACCTGTAGCGCAGAGTTCCAGGCAAAGACCCCCTACTTCTACTCCACCTTCGAGGACGGGGAAAACGAAAGCAAGGCGTCCGGCAAAAAGAAGGTCATCGTTCTCGGATCCGGTCCCAACCGCATCGGCCAGGGGATCGAGTTCGACTATTGCTGCGTCCACGGCCTGCTGGCCATCAAAGAAGCGGGTTACGAGGCCATCATGATCAACTGTAACCCCGAAACCGTCTCCACCGACTTCGACATAGCCGATAAACTGTACTTCGAACCCGTCTTCTGGGAACACCTCTGGGAGATCATAGAGCTGGAAAAACCAGAAGGGGTCATCGTACAGCTCGGAGGCCAAACCGCCCTGAAGCTGGCGGAAAAGCTACATAACCGCGGTATCCGCATCATCGGTACCTCCTATGATAGCATGGACATCGCCGAAGACCGCGGCCGGTTCAGCGACATGCTGAAAGACCTTAAAATCCCTTACCCGGATTACGGCACCGCTCACGACGTAGACGAAGCCGTAGTAGTGGCGAACAAGGTAGGCTATCCTGTCCTTGTCCGTCCTAGCTATGTACTTGGAGGCCAGCGGATGCGCATCGTCCTCAACGACGACGAAGTGGAAAAGGCCGTCGTCAGCCTGCTCAAACACCTCCCCGGTAACAAGATCCTCATCGACCACTTCCTGGACCGCTGCCAGGAGGCCGAGATCGACGCCATCTTCGACGGGGAGAATTTCCACGTCATGGGTGTGATGGAACACATCGAGCCCGCAGGTATCCACAGCGGGGACAGCCACGCCATGTTGCCCGCCTTCAAGCTGGGCCCCATGACCGTGACCACGATGGAATACTATGCCGAAAAGATCGCCCGCGCCTTGAACATCAAAGGCCTGATCAATATCCAGTTCGCCATCAAGGATGAAAAGGTCTATGTCATCGAGGCCAATCCCAGGGCCTCCCGGACAACGCCTTTTATCGCAAAGGCCTACGGCATTCCGTACCTCAACGTCGCCACACAGGTCATGCTGGGCACCAAGAAGCTCACCGACTTTACCTTCGAAAAAAACCTCGAAGGATTTGCCATCAAGGAACCGGTGTTCAGCTTTAACAAGTTCCCCGGTGTGAACATGGAGCTGGGCCCCGAAATGAAGTCCACGGGTGAGGCGATCCGCTTCATCAAGGACCTCCGGGATCCCTACTTCCGGACTTTATACAAGGAACGCAGTATGCGCCTGAGCAAATAA